GCCGAGAATATCCCGAACCCTTGAGGCGGAGGCTTCTCGTTATTCTTCCATCTTGTATTCTTCCCCCTCGCCGTTGTCACGAAACCATGCCGCGATTCGATCGCGACCGTCCGATCAGTTCTCCTCCCTCCGTCGCGATGCACCCCCACCAGCCGCCGGCGAAGCCTAAGGGCGGCGCCCGCGTTCTCTCCTTCGTCCTCCAGGCCGTCGTTATGGCGGTGGCTCTCGCCCTTTTCTTCCTCTTCGCCGGGGTCGCCGCCGTCGTCCTCCTCCATCTCTGCGTCGCCGGCCGCGCCCTTCGCCGCCGTCGCCGCCTCCAGTCCCGGAGCCACCACTCAGCCGATTCCACCACCGCCGTCGCAGAGCCCTCCGGCCTCTCCCCAGCCGACTTGAGGAAGATCCGGTGCTTCGAGTACTCCGGCGGTGGCTCGGCGTCGCCGCCGTGGCCGCCGGACTGCGCCGTGTGCCTGGAGGAGTTGCGGAAGGGGGAGAGGTGCCGCGCCCTCCCCGGATGCGGGCATGCGTTCCACGCCCCGTGCATCGACCGATGGCTGGTGAGGTCGCCGGCATGCCCGATCTGCCGCACGGGGGTCGTCGTCGCCGCGGTGGTGCCGGATCGGGTTATCCGGCGGCCTGTGGGATGGGCTTGATATGTTGATCTCCTGTAAGTTATCTCGGTTTCTTGTTGTTAGGGTTTGTTTTTGTGTACAAAAGACGTTTCCTTGTCATCAGTCtagctatcttcttcttcttcttcgtcttcttcttcGGCTTTGGTATTTTGATGCTCTTTCGTTGGAAACGACAGTCAATGGAGAGCAACAACTATTGAGAGTAGAGAAGTTGATACGAATCCCCTATGAATCCCCTTATTCTAGCAGATTTGTATCagaagtataaaaaaaattaggtacTTTTATGGTTTTACCGAAGGACAAGGTACTTTCTTTGTTCAAGTttcagaaagaaatgaaaaagaaattcttGTCTTATACAAGGTGGAAATGGAGAATTATCAGTCCATATGAATGGATGGTGTTGAACTAAAGTTGCTTGTGATTAAAATTTGTATATTGGTCGTCGAATAAGTGATGTTATTGGAAGCAGTTGGCAAGAAAGAAAAATGGTATAGCTTCAGATTCAGAAAAGGTGCCATTTCAGTATGGTTCATTTGGCATTCCTTTTGTTAATGCAGAgtaagaaattaaaaataataaattgaaATATTTAGAGGCAACTGCTAATATTCGTCGTATATCCTAGTGTAGCTTCATGTTAGAGGAAGAGATGAAATAACCTAAGTTGCGGTAAGATAGGTCATATAACAACATTTTTATAATGCCAGTGAAGAGAAATATATGTCTATAATCGAGTTGTTTCGATTTCAGAAGTGTTAAGTATTATAAAACACTTGCACCTGAGGTAGTTGTATTGGTTTTGGTGATCAAGAATTTGTGTTAAATGCATGATAGCAAAATAGTAGGAAAACATGTTGGCTGTAAAAAACCATTCCGGCAGACTTTGATCCACCACAAAAAAATGAAACAGTATAATGTGATTATTGGTAGAGCTTATTCTTGTTGATTGGCAACTGCTAAGGTGTGATTGACtgattgttatattttttttttaatttttttttttgtgctctaGGATTCTCTCTAACTGTTTTGAAATTTAAATCTCTTGAGATTTCAGAGTATGAAAATATAGAACGGCCAGAGGAGTGTAAGATTTGGTTGGTGGGTCAAATGCTCCTTTAATGTTATGGTTAAGGATGTAAAAGACATTTTCGGGAAGCATATAAAAATGGCCAAAATGTGGAGGGAAATGCAGTGGCTGTTagataattaaatcatatatgcatcataaCTTTGACACCCATAGGAATTGAGTGAAACATGAACCACTCATGATTGTTTCCCTAAAACAGAGAAATCCCTGTATCAAAGGTTATTCCTCCATTACTCTGTCATCACAAACATAAACTCTTTTCTTCTGGTGTAGTTACAAacactaattcaaatttgatattATGATAATCAAACTGTTCTTGATCCtagtttatttctttcttttcttaggtATGCCGTGTCCATTGGACAACTTCTGCGGGCTTATGGCCATGCACAGAACAGTATTCTGCTACTAATTACGGTAGCCGTGATGCATCAATAAGTATTATGCACCATCACCTGTCAATAGAAGATGAAGATGTGGCATTTGATGTAGATTGGAAACTTAGTCAGAAGTGTTGGACTAGATTTAGAAATTTGGCATACAAATCCTGAAGTACTTATGCAAAATCTTTGACGGCAAGGATTTTTATCTCTAATTCCAGGAACAAGAAAAGAAGGTGAGAAAGCAGTATAGAATCTGAATGAACGAAAGGAGGAAAAAGAAGTTCATGGAATTTGTGCGAACATAGTAGGTGGAATTTGCTTTGGTGGTACGCTTCTTATCTCTGCTATTAAATTTATGGTTAATCCACCCTAAGAAATAGAAGAATAAAAAATTGGAAAAGCAGGGTTAGTTTTCTCCTATCTTTATCTCCTTTCATATTCTCTTTTGCTCTGTCATATTCTCTTTTATCCTTTCATAAGGCAGGGCATATTGTCTTCCATTAACATTTGTTGGGTGTGTTGTTTGTGGATTCGGTTACTGGGCTTTGTCCTGGAATGCAATTTGAAGGATGTTTTATTCTGGTCATGATCAATTCTGTGAATTCTATGTATCAATGACCATCCATGCATTTACGTGTGAAGGCTTGGTTAATCTCATGAACTTTATCTGTGTGGAGAATCACGTTAACCAGAAAAATTAAATTTGTGAGCGCTTCTGTGCTCCTCTCCTTCGTGATTAAGGAAATTTATGTGCGGAGGATAATCATGTTAAGCGGAAAATTAAATTACCTCATGAAATTTCTGTGTGTGGAGAATCATGTTAAGCAGAAAATTAAATTTGTGAGCGCTTCTGTGCCCCTTTGCTTTGTTTTTGGTTTGGGTTATACTCTTCAtttctttaaatttatttaaaactaTGTGCTAATATTTGTGCGGAATATAGCAAGTGGTTCAGATTTCAAGTTTGTGCTCAATGAGTATCATGGATGCGTAGAGTTGTTGTTAGCTTCTTGCAAAGTTACGAGCCTGGTGGTTTTCACCTCCCTtaaacctcaaaaaaaaaaaaaaaaaaaaaaaagcttttacAAGTTTTTGATAGAAAAGCGAAGCAATGAATTGCCATTGCCATGTGGCTTCTATTTAGGTGGGTTGAATTGCCATTGCCATCTGGCTTCTATTTAGGTTGGTATGTACAATGAAAAAGGTATATAAGAATAGTGCAAAATTTTAAGGAGGATATGCTCCTCCAAGCAAGAGCATTGAGATTACAACAACAGTTAAAATTAGGGGGATATATTCATCTGCATGTGAAAAGAAAATGCGGTAAATTGGAGTTGCACTTGAACATTTTTATTTGCTCAGTTTTTGTTTATGATTTTTAACTCTATCAAAGAATGGGACTATAGGGAAGTCATGGGCTAGTAGTTCTCTACAATTTAGTCCATAGAGCCTCATGCTAGACAATTTTTTTTCAAGTGCAGAGATTCTCCCATATTTTGAACCTTTGGAGTATTTTTTGGAGGATTGAATATACAGTGTGTTTTTTGCCTACAAAAGATCTTACCGTTTCTTTCCAATCATACTTCTTCGCACAAAGTTGCAATGAGTTGATCCCTCATTTTTCTTGTTgtggtattgaaattttttttttttcaattagatcaaTAATCATTGAAATTATCTGATCAGCCTTTAATTTTGAGCTGTAACTTGAGAGCATACGAAAGTGATCGAGTGAAAGAATATTTAATAAAGAGATGAAAATTAGTTTCTTCAGATATATCACAGAGAACGTACTCTTGGTTGGTACTCAATCACTTTTTAGCAAGGTTGGTTCTGATTTGGATTTTATTCCTCATATTTAGCCATAGAAATATCTTAACTTTTAATAGAGTTGCGGCTTTTCAGATCACTTGGTAGTAAGGGCAAATCAATCCACcatttttaagaaaattatatAGTGATTCAACAGTATTCAATCCATTCTGAGATAATTTTCAAGTTGATGTGTCCCTCATTCTAGAAGGTTTGAAGTTATTAATAATGGCATGCAACATATCCAATTGATCTGTTTGTGCTGAAGTTAAAAGGCTCTCTGAGAATGATTTTTTAGGATAGGATTCTCAAAGACCACTGAGACTTGACTATACAATTCTTCGGGAGAGCTATCGTATAAAGATCTTCAAAGATGTCCATAAGAGTAAAAGGTCCCACCCATGAGTCTTCCCAAAATCGGATGTCAGATCCATCTTCAAGCTTAGAAGAGAGACAAATTTTAGAATACAAATAAATTCTTGATTACATTTTTTCACATCGGAGATAATCTTGAGAGATTTCTAGAAGATCTTATACTAAGATTTCATTTATAATAGTATACAACCTTAATTAGATTTCTCCATGGATTGGTAGAACCGGCAATATATTTCCAAGCTCATTTGGCAAGGAAGGCAATGTTCATTTGCTTAAGGTTTTTTTGATATCCAAACCTCCTTGATCCAAGGTTCTACATACACTGTACCAATTGACTAAGTAGTGAAAGCCTCCcaccttctcttttctcttctataGAATGGCTCTTCTCAACTGATCAATTCTTTTGAGGACCTATTTAGTAATTGAAATACCGACATGTAATAAGATGGCAAAGCAGATAAAATAGAGTTGATAAGTATTAATCTACCACCCAAGACAAGAATTTTTCCTTCTAAGAAGCCTATCTAGCACTAATTCTTTCGATGAGTGGCATCCAATATTATTTTTAGGGAGTTTTCTATCATGCAATGGTAGACCCAAATAAGTGATACGGAGTCTGCTTCTTTTACAATTCATCAAGTTAGCGAAGAAGTtggcttcctcttcttccataTTGAGATAGACAATAGAGCTTTTATGGAAGTTGTTTTTTTAGCTCGGAGGCATTTTCAAAAGCAAGTAGAATAGCTTTTGCAGTAACCACACTATCAAACTTTCCTGTACAAAAAAATAGAGTATCATTAGTGAATTGGAGGCCTTTGATGTTTTGAAAGACTTTGTTCGAATCAATGCATTTGATAATTCTAAAAAATACTGTTTGCTTGAGGAGTTTGCTTAGCACATTCGGCACAAGTAAAAACAAAGCTGGCGATAAAAGGTCCTTCTGTCGAAGATCTTGTCTACATTTGATCCACTTACTCGCTTATCATTTACCAGAATAGCCACGGGAGAAGATGAGAGCAAAGTTTTGACCCAGTTCAACCATCTTGGAGGAAAACCATAGGCCTCAAAGAGGTGGAGCAGGAATAcccaattaatcttatcaaatgcCTTCTCAGAATCAAGCTTACACAAGATTCCTTTCAGAGTTGATCTCTTACAATGGGAAGTTATTTCATGAGCACTTTGAAAGTTCTCCATACTTGACCGGCCCTTCTTGAAGGCTGATTGGATGTTTTCAATGAGAAGGTGAAAATAAGAGGACAAACGATTGGTGAGCATCTTGGAGATAATTTAATAGATGATGTTTGAAAGACTGATAAGCGGAAGGTTACGAGGAGAGAGCACACCCTCTTTCTTGAGGATAAGAGAGACAAAGGCGAAGTTGAGTCTGTCAAAAACAAGGGTGCCCACTAAGAATTCCTCAAAGAGAACAAGAAGATCCTTTACTCTTCAATCTATGTTACTTTTTCATTGGCAGACAATATTTGGAGCCTTTACTCTTCAGTCCATGTTAAGCTACTTATGAAACAACTCGAGGGTCCTAAAACGTCTGACATAGGAAGGCTTAATAATGAGCCTGCGAATTAGTTAGCTCATTCAAGGAGAGCAGAAATGGCGAATTGTATGTTACTGTTTTAATCAGCTTCTTTGGAGCTTAAAAGCTTTGATAGGGTTaacaatattataattttttcaacaattaatataaaatatctagaCTTTTCTTCCCTCTTTTTAACAAAAGATTTTATCAACGTTTCAAAAACTATAAATAAACCATGGACATCGAATGCATAAATAATTTGACATGTATTTTTGATAAAGATGAAACTGAACAAATTTGAGCTAGTGGTCAACGTAGACGGTTTCCTCCGGTTCATTTGCTTTCCATCATCTACCACCACGCTTTGACTTCTTCTAA
Above is a genomic segment from Elaeis guineensis isolate ETL-2024a chromosome 1, EG11, whole genome shotgun sequence containing:
- the LOC105039225 gene encoding RING-H2 finger protein ATL56 gives rise to the protein MPRFDRDRPISSPPSVAMHPHQPPAKPKGGARVLSFVLQAVVMAVALALFFLFAGVAAVVLLHLCVAGRALRRRRRLQSRSHHSADSTTAVAEPSGLSPADLRKIRCFEYSGGGSASPPWPPDCAVCLEELRKGERCRALPGCGHAFHAPCIDRWLVRSPACPICRTGVVVAAVVPDRVIRRPVGWA